Below is a genomic region from Primulina eburnea isolate SZY01 chromosome 9, ASM2296580v1, whole genome shotgun sequence.
TTAAAAACTAAATGAGGGTATTAGGTCCTAATCACTTAATACAAAAACCCcatcaaattaattaaaactttGGGAAAAAAAAAGTGTTGATATTAATTAGTGTTATAAAATTTTGTTACATTCCCACAACCATTTTCATCACCCTCGAATTCTTTTCTTTGTATGGCACGAGGAGGTTGCGCTTCTTTTAGGATATTGTTTTGAATTCTTGAGCTCATTAaagataatatttatattagaaATCATTCAATATAAAATTGATCTTCGTATAATACAAACAATCTCACATTAATCGAGACTTATAATTTGTTTAACTTGTCCTTCACGAGTGATATTTTTTGCCGTTATCATCAATACTAACTTTTTTACGATAATTCTTCTGCATTTGTTACGAGTCTATGTGTCCTTGGTCAATGCGGTGCTCGAATTTCTCTTCCTCGTGTTCTGAATAGCGCGACGAATAAAGTTGATCATCGTTAAGGGAAACCGGAGGGGCTCGGGCATTGGAAGCTTGAAGGGGAgtcttaaaataacattttagagATTGCAAAAACGTTTTTGTATATCAAGCACACTTATTTCTTTCTTTGTATATAAATAGGCAGAAGCATAGTTTGTAATTCAAGCTGATTTTTCACCACCAATTCTCGAGTCGTGCAATTCGGTTCCTTCTTTTATTTTCCAGAGTTATCACCGGCTAAGAAGAGGGACAGCCCGAAATCAGCCACCTTTGCATCCCAATGTGAGTCGAGCAATATGTTGGTGGACTTGATGTCTCCATCGACAATAAGGGGATGGTTCGATTCGTGCAGGAAACGCACCCCATTAGCCACTCGGAGCGCGATGTCTAGACGTTTTCGCCATGTTGGCGGAGGCACAGCCGGGGAGTGGAGAAGCTCGTGTAGCGTGCCGTTGGGCATGTGTTCCATGACGATGAGTTTGTTGTCGGAACCATCGTGACTGATTCCAAAAAATGCGACGAGGCACGAATTCTTATGGATGGACGATAGCATTCGCGCTTCCTTTTCGATTTTCAAGCTGTCTTGAAGACCCGAGGACTGCTTCTTGATGGCTACATGTTTGCCATTGTTGAGAATACCTCTCTATACTTTTTCCATGGCTACCTTTACTGATCAAATTCGGAGGGAAATTTTCTGTTGCTGCTTCAAGTTCTTCGAAATCAAaatcattcattttttttttcaaaatttctcatCCTATCATGCTAATATTTGATGTGTGTGAATAGGATCCAATATTTTGGTATGTGAAGGGGAGGATGATAGCTATATTTGATTGTGTGAACTAGcctaatatttttcaaaaaatatgtaTGTTATTCAAGAAAGACACAAAAACTAATACGAGACTTTCTCACGGTTAATTTGGAGAAACGTATATCTAATCAAATATAGTTCTCGAAAAgtatcatattttattttgaaaaaattatttttcattgtaAACATGGATGTGTCAGTCAGTCCTAAAAAAAACCATCTTATCTACTCTTTTGATCTCTTCGATTTAGATGGGATTATAtatgttataaaaaaattaaagccAAAGCTAAattaatgaaagaaaatataaagtATGAAAGGGAATAAATCCTTATACTGGGAAAAGCAAAAGGCTATTTCAATTCTAATATTTAAAGGTAAAGGCGCCGATGTAAACTTACGAATGTGTAGACTGTTGAGTGATAAAACACAATTGTGTCCAAAGAATTTTTATGAGTAAGTTTTTCGTGAGACGGAATATACCTCATTTATATTTACTCTAGAGTATGAAAGAAATAATTTATGACTAGGTCTCTCGTGAGACAAAAAATATATGATCTatatttagcataaaaaataatatttatgacataaaaaataatttttcttcgTGAATTGGTTGGGATAAAAAattcatctcacacaagtttttatgaTAATTTAGAGATGCCacggtttttttttttccttctggAGTAATTTTACAAAGTCACAAaaagttattatttttaaaacaataaaaattaaaatatgttaaaacacaacaaaaacaaaataatgttattaaaaatttaaacacaaaacttatttaaaatatgaaatttagaCAAAAGAGTAATAGACTATTACTAGTGTCTCGATTAGTGAAATTTTTCGTCTTTTTATGTATTTTCtctgataaaaaaatataagaaaaatcAATTGTACTTTATTAGATTGTTGTGTATGATTTCTTGATGTGATTTTATCTATTTCATATTTGATTTAGATATCGCAACTGTCGCGTGTATCGATAATTCCATGCAtgcttaaattaattatttttcttaaGAGAATCATAATTTCTTGTGTTAGTTTTAAACAACCTTAATGTATGGGATTTTATTGTATTAATTTCTCATGATTAGAatcatgacaaaaacttgtgtgagacagtcttacgagtcgtatttgcgagaagagtctcttatttgggtcattcatgaaaaagtattacttttatgctaggagtattattttttattgttaatatcagTAGAGTCGAGCTGTCTCACAAATTAAAAtacgtgagatggtctcacatgagacctactctaagatcataaaattaaaattaatcggAAGATTTGGGCTGTTTTTTGACCATTATTACAAGAAAAGTATGTAAGTGTTAGAAAATAATTAGTTGGAAatcatttataataataattattataaattaacACGCGTGTAGATTTTTCTCATTACTTGGCGATGAATTCGATCACTCCTTTGTTTCCAATCTAAAGATCACACAAAGATCCAATTTGTTTCCGACTCCCATTTGCTTTTCAGCGACTGACAGTCAACCATTTTCCCAGTCTTTGCCTCTGCTTCCGCCGCCGAAAGATATCAGATCTTCTGAGCAGAAATCCAAATTGGAAGCGTGGCTGGCTGGTTTTCTTATTACATCGAATTTGCACATCGAATTTTGCAAATTTCACTTCAAGATCTCTCGGACCCAGTAAGATTTTTTCTGGGTTTCAAGTGGAAgcttgttgaaaaaccaatttTGCAGTGGTGTAGGATGAGCTCGTGATCGCTACGATTTCTGggatttattgtttttattttctttattttatcatTGTCGTTTGATTCTGAATATGGCCGCATTGGACACGGGAACGCCTGATGCAATGTCGGATGCATACAAGGGGATGTCCTCTGACAATATAAAGGGATTGGTACTAGGATTATCTTCCAGTTTCTTCATTGGCGCCAGCTTCAttgtcaagaagaagggatTAAAGAAAGCGGGTGCTTCCGGTGTCAGGGCTGGTAAGTGTTAACTTAATCAAGTTTATTTTTTTAGCTTAACATAACTTCAATATTTTTTGAAACGTTTGAAAATGAGTTGGTTTAGTGGTTTGATGCATGGTTTTGAGATGCTTCATTGAAGTTTTTTGGGTGAGGAAGTAGCTCTGTGGGAGTTGGACGGTAGGAATTGCTTCTGCAATTTTGAGACTGTTGATTGTTGAGATCTCTGAGTTCTGAGATTctgcaatttttttatttgagacttttcttggagaatatttgATGTATTAATACACAGTATTGCTGAGAATGGCTTTTCACTGTAATTCTATATCTGTTTTTCACGAAACTGTTATAGAATACTTGACAACCAATAATCAGTGTTGCTGAGAATGGCTTGTCATCGTAAATTATATATCAACTAGTTCTGTTAAAACTTCCAAACTAGTGATGATTAGTATCCTAAACTTATAAACGAGCTGGTCTAGGTTCTTATGGTTCAAGATTAAAAAGATTTCCATATTACTTTAGTACTTTACAGAGGGCTGTAAAACAAGTCTAGAGCATGGCAATGGTGTAACACTGGCAATAAGATAATCGTTGCTTCTTGTTAACGTCTTAAGACATCTAAACTAATGAATTCCCAAAATAGTATCCGAGCAAAATTAGCTACAGAAAGTCAACATTGCATGTTGTACATCACATATTGTTCAAGAACAAGCTTAGATACCATAAGGTGTACGTCACAAAACTCGAGATCTAAACCATCAACACAATCTCAAAATTGCAAAATCAATCCCTACCATCCATCTTCAACATAGCTACTTTCTTACCCAAGAAACTTCAATTCTACATGTCAAAACCAAACATCAAACCACTATACCAACTCGATTTTCAACGGTTTCAAAAAAATTGAAGTTATGTTGAACATAGTACAAAgctaaaaaaaaacaatatggCAATGTGCCCTTAATTACTTCAAGTAATGAGCTGAAATTTATTGGTTAGAAACAGTAATTGCTTTAGTTAGTGAAGAGTCATGGCTAGAATTTTCTGCATCAGGCATTTTTCTTTAACTTGGGACTTTCAATTGTTTATTGACACTCGAAGGCGTATAAGGAATTTGTAACACTGCTGTTTTGGTGGttcttttttaaatgatatCCATATTCTGATTTTTCTGGTGGAATGACCCTTTCCTGAGTGGTTTTAATGGTTGATGATTTTGGGTTGAATATGCTAGGTTTCCTTTTCAGAATCTTGACATTACTTTCTGTTACCATTTTTTTTCCAACAGGAGTTGGTGGATACTCATATCTATTCGAGCCACTCTGGTGGGTAGGCATGATAACAAGTGAGTCACTCATTTCTATCTGTGTCTTTATGTCGAGTGTAAATTGGTTAATGAGAATTTTTTATCGAACAGCATAATCACTTCAGCGTTAACTCCTTGTAAGCAAAAAAGGAAGCTGGATGTGCTTTATGATGGATCTGATATGCAGAAATGTTTTTACTTGCAATTGCTTAGTTTGCTTTGCTTTATGTTGCTTGGGAGAAGGTGTATATTTGCGTCTGATTTGATGCGAGGAACCAGTTTATCGAGTGGTCTTTCTCTGTGTATTATGCATGGATCTTAGTTAAAATGTTTCAGATACATATAAATAGATCAACTGTTCCTGCTGTGATGTGGGGAGAATAGCCATGACGTAGCTCAAAACCTTTTTCGAGTCtcacattatttttttaaagttgAAATTGATGGGAGAATGGTCTTGAGTCTTGACGAGACCTTATTGAGATAAAACTTGTTGATCCAGTGCTGATAATATCGAGGATTAGGGTAAAAGTTGAAGTGCTGAAAATAAGTATCTACCGCGTGATCTTGGTGGATGAGGAGAATTATGTATATGTAGGTAAATCTTTACGAGTCTCATTCATGATAGGTGCATGTCTGGTTTATTATGGATCTTTTGGTTGGAGATGAATCCTGAAGGAGAATTGATGATTTCTATATCCAAGTGAATGAGGTTTGTATTAAAGTTGTTCAGCAGGGGACCTTTTCCAGGATATGTGGTTTTGCAGGTTTATGAGTTCTAATTCAGATCTCGATTTCCTCTACTGGCACTTCAGCCCTTTTTGGTGATTTTTAAATTCTCCATGTGCCTATACAGGTATCTTGGGGAAGATGTGTTCTTTATTCGGTTGAATGCTGCTATAAAAGCTATTTAATAGGGAGACATTTTGTAGGGTGATGATGCTGTAATGTTGGAGCACTGCTTATTTTTTAGACTCTTTACGAGATTTCGGCTGAAAATTGTTATCTATATCGGATGTCCTTTAGATCCTCATGACCGATGCTGTTCTGTTATTTGTTTTTATGAGTGTCGGTACTTGTTTCTGTACATTTAAGTTTTTCCATTGCAACTAATATTACTGCCAAAAGCTTTGGTTGGTGTTTATTTAGCAGCCGAGGATTCTTGACAAAAAGCAAATACAtcgattttgaatttaattagctTTTCGTTATCAAACTGTAGTGTGGCAGAATGCCATTGTTTCTTATAGATGGTTTTGAGAGCATGGATTACTGGCTTGCTCTTGTGTCGTTCGAAGTGATTCATTTGTATCTTCCAGTTTCAGATGGCACTGGTTAGATTCTTAAGAGCAAGAAACATGTAAATCAGTTAATATGGTGTGCAGTTATGACAAAAAGCCGACTTAATCTTATCTTGCTTctcgttgaaatttaaaaaatcggTGGACTCTTGACGACAGCTGTGGGCAGCATGTTCCTCAATTTGCTAAAGCTAGCTGAGTGGCCTTGTGTTGTGCCAATGCTGACTGAAAAGGAACCTAACCAAGTATAATGTGGCTCTGGAAACTAGTTTTCAGCTAATCTTATGTTGGTTTGGATAAGAAATTGTTGTTAGCTCTCCTAATTCTGATCATATCAATTAGTTTTCGCCTACTGCTCTGCCCTCTTGTATATTTTTCTATGTTAGCCGAGATTTTTCTTTTAGCTATTCTAACTGCCATGGAAAATTTCAATTATCTGTTGCTTTGCAAATCAAGCTTTGTTCTTAAACTGAAATTTTTTTGGTTTGTGCGCAGTGATTGTGGGAGAAATTGCAAATTTTGCAGCCTATGCATTTGCACCAGCAATTCTTGTTACTCCACTTGGTGCACTCAGCATTATCATCAGGCATGCTATCGTACCATATCATAGACCATCCATACATTTTACTTTGAACGGATTTCTGATTACTGTGGGTATGTTGCAGTGCTGTACTTGCgcattttattttaagagaGAAGCTACATATTTTTGGTATTCTTGGATGCGCTTTATGTGTTGTGGGTTCCACAACAATTGTGCTACATGCTCCACAAGAACGTGAGATCGAATCTGTAAAAGATGTGTGGGATCTCGCAACCGAGCCAGGTTACTAACTAAGCTTTGTGATACATTTTTCAACCACGTGTTTTGTTGTACTGCAGATGTCTGGGTATGCAGTGGCATAAACATTTCTTGTTTTGTGCAGCATTTCTATTTTATGCAGTGTTAGTGATTGTGGTTGTCCTCGTTCTAATATTCCAGTATATTCCACAATATGGCCAGACACATATCTTGTTTTACGTTGGTGTTTGTTCGCTGGTTGGTTCCTTGTCGGTAGGTGTCATTAATGTTGTCTTCACCTTAAGAAATGGATCCAGTTGCTTTCATTTcgttttttattcttttttttatgTTGATGGACTTGGAAATTACGAGAAATGCCTGACAGGTCATGAGTGTGAAAGCACTTGGAATTGCGTTGAAGCTGACTTTATCAGGAACGAATCAGTTAATATATCCCCAGACATGGACCTTTGCCATGATTGTGACTATTTGTGTACTTACACAAATGAATTATCTAAATAAGGTAAAGATTTGTTGTATGATTAGCTTTTTAACTTCAGCTTCACGATTTATTTTCGTCAGCTTTTCAGGAAAGAATTTTGATGAATTCTCAGACAAATCTTGCCATATTCACTTATATTATGATTGGCAAATCTTGTTTTCAGGCTCTCGACACATTCAACACAGCCGTAGTTTCACCCATTTACTATGTTATGTTCACGACCTTCACTATATTGGCAAGTGTGATAATGTTCAAGGTAATTTTTCCAGTAAGATCACAGtatctttatttatttcatgaatatTTTACATATAAATAGAACTATAAATTGGTGTAACAAATTGAATCTGGATGTTAAAAAGCTTTGTTTTGGTGATGTTCAGGCAAACATGAAAAATTTGTGCTTTCAGGGGATGAATTTCACAATTGACCAGCAGCCTTTCAAttctttttgtatttgatcaattttGAGGCATTTGAATTGAAAGAGAGGTTATGCTCATTGTGTAGGACTGGGACAGGCAAAATCCCACACAAATTGTTACAGAAATGTGCGGGTTCGTGACTATTCTTTCGGGAACATTTCTTCTTCATAAAACAAAAGACATTGCTGATGGTATGCGCTTAACTCCTCCTTGTCAGCTTCATCATAGTTGAGTCATGTGAGTCGGCACAAAAATGAAATGATGGGACTGAATAGTGGTGCATACAACTTGAGCTTGAGTAGGTCACGAGCACGCTTGAATCATATTGATTTATGCGAGCTTGACTTGAACAACGACCCAGTAGTTTTGAGTTCATTCAAAACCGAGCTTGAATGAAAGCTTGGACTGAACCATGAACTATTCACTAGCGAACTTGACTCAAATGCACCACAAGGAATAAACCAGGGTCCAAGTACCAGATCAACATGGTTCtaaatttagaacatatttTGTTATTTGTCTAATGATTACGTTAAATTTAGGTTCCATGTCTATGGCAGTGCGACTTCCCAAGTATGCTGATGAAGAGGATGGTTTTGTCCAAGAAGGTGTCCCTCTAAGACGACAGGAATCGTTAAGACCATCGTGAAACTACTCCTCTGTGATTGTATTTGAATCCGATACCCGTCAGGTCACTTAGTGTGGTATTTTCCATAACAAGGAGGACTGGGTTTCGTTTTCTCGCCTTATCATGACATCTTGCGACTCCTAGTCCCCCTAGGATGAGCAACGAGAGGCGATAAAGTGACACAAAATTGCTTCGGTTTTCGCTTGCCATTACCTTGTATAATGAAAGAATGTTTTGTAGTTCATGAACCACACAACTATCTGCAGTGATTCTTTTAACTTCTACCTCAAAACATAACTTTGCTCATGTAACTATGATGATTATGGCGAGTGACAACTTTGGTATGTAAAATCAAATGTACACACACAATTGCCAAATTCTCACGTCTCTATTTTTGgcatgatattttttaaaaaaagtctcAGTGGTCCTAattctatattcacaataagaataggtctcttgtgataattatatttacaataaaaagtaatattatttgcaaaaaaataatattttttcatgaattactcaaataagagatccatttcacaaaatatggtCCGTGAGAtcatttcacacaagtttttacttcACAATAAATCTTTTTCACCGACTTTCATGGTCCCCGCCTTACTCTTGGCATATTCTTCGAAATATCTTCATGGTCGCGAGCCTCAAAATCAAGAAAGGGTGGATTTTATGTTACATAGGGTGAAACAGACAGTGGCAAAATTTTTTCAATAATATCAATTGTTCTTGCATTGCCCCACAAACACATGTGATCTTAGTCAACATTTGATATTAATTTACCATTTTATGAATCGATAATGGATCATGTAGGAGAGTGATTTAAATAATATTGTtcgaaatgttattcgagttATATTCTTTTGTTAAATCAAGAATCGTTcaatataaaaatgatattttaaagaaTGAGTAAAAATTATTGGTTTTTACAGTAAAAGAGATATTGTCGTTTTATCAAAAACTAAATAATGCAACtcaagtattttaaataatacaaCAGTTCAAGCACTACGTTTTGGTCTAACAAGAAATTATTACACCCAACAATATTTTTCTCGATAATTGCACTACTTACAATCAATGAGAATTGAACTCGTAACCTTGAAACTAATACAAATTATAAAAGTTATAATTAATCGTACTAGTACAACTCTAGCTTTTCAATCGTAATCGTCATATTTTAATTGTTCTTAAACTAATCATTGAGCCCAATAAAGTTGTACTTCGGCTCAACCTTTTGGAGACAAAATAATTCatttaggcatagtttggtatatGGGATAAGAGagtgattgataaataatcattcttatcccatgtttggtacctttttaaaaagctcatgataatatcatgggcccttgataaataattttttagaatgataaaatatccctaatagaaggtgtgataattttaatcaaatgataaaatacactacaaatgacttaattaccctcaatttataaatgatttttttataaatctatgctagtaggtagaaattaaaatcaaataaatattttatttatttttatatattatataatatgataattatataaatgatttcgagataattatataaataatttttataaatctcaataaaattattattatcactcgattatccttaaaaattgatattttactTGACTTACaaaatcaagggctcaattatcatattatataatatataaaattaggtaaaaataaataaatcatgcaagtattATCGGtacataaacaaataaaaaatatgaactcaagctacaactttgaaattataaaatttattatgataaggttaattttgtcattacaatctaatatataaagttaatcactcttattaaaatcataccaaacattaaatataatatcctacacTTTATTTATCCTaaattatccttatattatCTATCACAtatttatcctatcatgtgtaccaaactatgccttaatAATATTGTAAATGACTCGAATTACCAAATTTCTAGGACTAAACGTCTTTCATGCAACATGTGATGATTGTATGAGTGGAATAACTTATACCAGCGAATTATGtctaaatttatttaaagacaTCCAGCTAGCTTTCTCCATTGTGAACATGATTTGAATGAAATAAGTCGATAATTATGTCGTTTAGTACATAAAATATTCAGCACAAATGATAGTAATGTTGAATATAATAGACGATGAGGAAACTTTATCATTaagtaaattataaaaaaaaaaaaaaaaaccaactaTTTGTTTTTAAGCTAAGACTAATTTTTTATTTGGAATTTAAGTTTCCCCAAGAAAAAAGATTGTAAAAGTCATCTTGTTTTGTAgataatttaattatcatatttaATTAAACTTGAAATGCTAAAACCTATACAAATACAAACAAAATGGTAACTCCATAATAATATATATCTGTGAAAATTGAACATTCATACGATTTTCCATCTCTTAGATCGAAAACTTCATCATGTCCGAAGCCAAATTCTCCATAATCTCAGCTTCGACCTCATCCCTGCACACTCCCTTCCCGTTTGAAAAGGGTGGATTGGGATTCGGCATCTTGTTGATTTTGATGGGACAAGAAGAGATTGGAAGTATCGGGATATTTTGGCAATTGCAAATTTCAACCATATAGCCGTCTGGATCGTGGAAGAATATCTGATCCACTAAGATCCCACCTTCCCTAACAACTCCCTTCACATATTCTATCTTCATTTCTTCCAATTGTTGGACGATAAGATCCATGTTAGTGCATTGAAATGAGATATGGTTGTCTTTTGGGTTGATTTTACCTTTCTTGGTAATTGGAACATTCTCCACCATTTCCAGCAAATGGATCCCAATCCCATGATTGAACAACCTATATAATTAACCAAACAATttattactatatatatatacacacacacacttaaAGAAGAGAGGTTAGGGGTGTAAAGGGAGTTTACCAAGCTCCTTCGAAATCGAAGGAAGAAGGCCGCTTGATGAGTACGAATCCAAGAACTTGTTGGTAGAATTCGACGGATTTCTTCACCGATTCGCAAACGAAAGAGACATGGTTCAATGCCAACAAGGGCAACTCTCTTGCCGAGGATGGCTTACACAAATCTTGTTCTTTTCCCTCGACAACATTAATGATTTCTCTTCCCATTCTTCCTTAATTTGTATGTGTGGAAAATGGGTCCTTCTTTTATGTAACTTAGTTTCGAGAGAGAGATATATCGGAGATTTATGAAATGAGATATCTTTTCTTGGAATATGATGTCgagatgtgtatatatatatatataggtggaAATAATGAAAATCGTTGGGGGTTGGTTTGGAGCGAAGCTAGGTGGAAATGAAGTATTCCTACTGTCATTTAGCgataatatattaataaaatgtcaGTCTTTTAAAGAAAAGTCAATTGGCCCATTTGAAGAACGTGGTAAACGATTTTATCCACTCATGCATGATTCCAAAACACTACATACGTATAAACACTTTGTAGTTGTCACATTCcatatttataacatatctcATATCAAAATTCCGAGTTTAATTGATATATCGAATTCGAGatcaaattataataaatatatctCTTTTAACACTAAAAAAAATTGGTTTATAGTTGATACTTAAATAACATGTTCTATAATATTCGAGCGGGATTGAAAGATTAACACTTTATAACAGATATATCTTATTACTTAAAATCGGGTAATACGACTGGACTGGGAAAAGCATAATAACTTAGGTCATGTTATTAACCATAAATTCGTCAAATTAAAATGGTTATGTATTCAAATTGGGATCAATCAGACCCATTTTATCAAATCATTTTTTTACTTAAAAGAACACTAATTAATATTGTCATATACTGATATGTTAATATCAATCACTCGTATACACATTTGTGTTCACAATTGATTTGATCACGTAGTAGACATACAATTTTAATACGTTATatcatatttaatatattaatgtcacaaatattatatatttttaattatcacaCTCAACCGTAGAATTGTATGCTTTATTTGACATCGTGAAGAATGTGTAAATTAAATAAGAGGTGTCATTTTCTTGAGTGTAATAATTGTTTTCttgtttatacaatttattaaaaGAATTGAGTGATATGATTAGCTGTTCACCAGCTAGTGTTCTAAAAGTCAAAGAAAGTTAATTAATTGTTGGGGCACGTTTTTTATCCACAAAAAttttgtgaaaccgtctcacggatcaatttcggatcgaatattttatttgagttattcgtgaaaaaatattattttttatactaagagtattattttttactgtAAATATCTGTAgaattgacccatctcacaaataatacaaaTACTTACTTTTTGTAATGATGGAaggtcaaattttttaaaaatggaaTATAACATAAATTAGTGCTCATATATATCCTCCACGTAATTTGAGGTTGTGCCTAATATATATTCAACATGTAATTttgtggaatgtgaaagttctcttcaatttattaaattctccaTTATTTTGACTTTATCTTTAAGAACCTTAATGTAaatgtcatttttattttttatctatGCGGGAAGCATattatattcatattttagagaaaattatcattttaatcatatgatttttaaaatt
It encodes:
- the LOC140841989 gene encoding probable magnesium transporter NIPA4 isoform X2, with the protein product MAALDTGTPDAMSDAYKGMSSDNIKGLVLGLSSSFFIGASFIVKKKGLKKAGASGVRAGVGGYSYLFEPLWWVGMITMIVGEIANFAAYAFAPAILVTPLGALSIIISAVLAHFILREKLHIFGILGCALCVVGSTTIVLHAPQEREIESVKDVWDLATEPAFLFYAVLVIVVVLVLIFQYIPQYGQTHILFYVGVCSLVGSLSVMSVKALGIALKLTLSGTNQLIYPQTWTFAMIVTICVLTQMNYLNKALDTFNTAVVSPIYYVMFTTFTILASVIMFKDWDRQNPTQIVTEMCGFVTILSGTFLLHKTKDIADVRLPKYADEEDGFVQEGVPLRRQESLRPS
- the LOC140841989 gene encoding probable magnesium transporter NIPA4 isoform X1, with amino-acid sequence MAALDTGTPDAMSDAYKGMSSDNIKGLVLGLSSSFFIGASFIVKKKGLKKAGASGVRAGVGGYSYLFEPLWWVGMITMIVGEIANFAAYAFAPAILVTPLGALSIIISAVLAHFILREKLHIFGILGCALCVVGSTTIVLHAPQEREIESVKDVWDLATEPAFLFYAVLVIVVVLVLIFQYIPQYGQTHILFYVGVCSLVGSLSVMSVKALGIALKLTLSGTNQLIYPQTWTFAMIVTICVLTQMNYLNKALDTFNTAVVSPIYYVMFTTFTILASVIMFKDWDRQNPTQIVTEMCGFVTILSGTFLLHKTKDIADGSMSMAVRLPKYADEEDGFVQEGVPLRRQESLRPS
- the LOC140840638 gene encoding glyoxylase I 4-like, producing MGREIINVVEGKEQDLCKPSSARELPLLALNHVSFVCESVKKSVEFYQQVLGFVLIKRPSSFDFEGAWLFNHGIGIHLLEMVENVPITKKGKINPKDNHISFQCTNMDLIVQQLEEMKIEYVKGVVREGGILVDQIFFHDPDGYMVEICNCQNIPILPISSCPIKINKMPNPNPPFSNGKGVCRDEVEAEIMENLASDMMKFSI